In one window of Tachypleus tridentatus isolate NWPU-2018 chromosome 2, ASM421037v1, whole genome shotgun sequence DNA:
- the LOC143236315 gene encoding bile acid-sensitive ion channel-like, with the protein MLGISLSYPYRNLDTYTRNKFISATIKSDVKGILDLKRNWNLDDPSSLVGFKSSVHLKDTVIAHSISCEEFFIECAIAFNVSDCCSFFRAVVTPFGICFTFSPNKTLHRKITEHSTIAVNFRLPQNSVPLSEEEGVTVTIHDPKEFPSDSILNGNVGIWPGMSVRIAFQLIQTDYTSKFSMLPSGIFEKCNNEIRSVIRKPYTMNNCETEDTIFLIQKFCNCTLVFSPFIGEDNNKTRYCGAEDIISCFIPNARDIYANNYCTPACKEYTYEKRASYTRLRSSNNESSVTRSEVMNIELMYRSFSYVHAKYNIIGISDALSEIGGSMGLLLGASFITATDIFLFFIKKTYQKFCDTLFNTKK; encoded by the exons ATGCTGGGAATTTCCTTGAGCTACCCCTATAGAAATCTGGACACCTATACACGCAACAAGTTTATTTCAGCCACAATAAAATCGGATGTAAAAGGAATTCTAGATTTGAAACGTAACTGGAACCTCGATGACCCCAGTTCATTAGTTGGTTTTAAGAGCTCTGTTCATCTTAAAGATACAGTCATTGCACACAGTATCAG CTGTGAAGAATTCTTTATTGAATGTGCGATTGCTTTCAACGTCAGTGATTGCTGTTCTTTTTTTCGAGCTGTGGTTACACCATTTGGAATATGTTTCACCTTTTctccaaacaaaactttacaCAGAAAAATTACCGAACACAGCACCATCGCCGTTAATTTTCGCCTACCACAAAATTCAG TTCCTTTATCTGAAGAAGAAGGGGTAACTGTTACTATCCATGACCCTAAAGAATTTCCTTCCGATTCGATTTTAAATGGTAATGTTGGGATTTGGCCAGGAATGAGTGTAAGAATCGCCTTTCAACTTATTCAG ACTGACTACACTTCAAAATTTTCTATGTTACCTTCCGGAATATTTGAAAAATGCAACAACGAAATTCGGTCAGTTATCAGAAAACCTTACACTATGAACAACTGTGAGACAGAAGACACTATTTTTCTTATCCAAAAATTCTGTAACTGTACTCTCGTATTTTCTCCCTTTATTG GTgaagacaacaataaaacacgTTACTGTGGAGCAGAAGATATCATCAGCTGTTTTATACCCAATGCCAGGGATATATATG CTAATAATTACTGTACACCAGCATGTAAAGAATATACGTATGAGAAAAGGGCTTCGTACACTAGACTAAGATCTTCCAACAACGAAAGTAGTGTTACCAg GTCAGAAGTTATGAATATAGAACTGATGTACAGATCTTTCTCCTACGTTCATGCTAAATACAACATCATTGGCATAAGTGATGCACTGA GTGAAATAGGGGGATCTATGGGTCTACTTCTGGGAGCTAgtttcatcactgccacagataTTTTTCTGTTCTTCATCAAGAAAACATATCAGAAGTTCTGTGACACGCTTTTCAATACAAAGAAGTGA